A window of the Streptococcus sp. 116-D4 genome harbors these coding sequences:
- a CDS encoding FUSC family protein yields the protein MSYFKKYKFDKSQFKLGMRTFKTGIAVFLVLLIFGFFGWKGLQIGALTAVFSLRESFDKSVHFGTSRILGNSIGGLYALIFFLLNTFFHEAFWVTLVVVPICTMLTIMTNVAMNNKAGVIGGVAAMLIITLSIPSGETILYVFARVSETFMGVFVAILVNYDIDRIRLFLEKKEK from the coding sequence ATGAGTTATTTTAAAAAATATAAATTCGATAAATCCCAGTTCAAACTTGGTATGCGAACCTTTAAAACAGGTATTGCTGTTTTTCTAGTTCTCTTGATTTTTGGCTTTTTTGGCTGGAAAGGTCTTCAAATCGGTGCTTTGACAGCCGTTTTTAGCCTCAGGGAGAGTTTTGATAAGAGTGTCCATTTTGGAACTTCGCGTATTCTTGGAAATAGTATCGGTGGCCTTTATGCACTGATCTTCTTCTTATTAAATACCTTTTTCCACGAAGCCTTTTGGGTGACCTTGGTAGTTGTCCCAATCTGTACCATGTTAACCATTATGACAAATGTAGCCATGAATAACAAAGCAGGAGTTATTGGTGGTGTAGCAGCTATGTTAATTATTACCCTATCGATTCCGAGTGGTGAAACAATTTTGTACGTTTTTGCTCGTGTATCAGAAACTTTCATGGGAGTTTTTGTCGCAATTCTCGTAAATTACGATATTGATCGTATTCGACTCTTTTTAGAGAAAAAAGAAAAATAA
- a CDS encoding phosphoglycerate kinase has translation MAKLTVKDVDLKGKKVLVRVDFNVPLKDGVITNDNRITAALPTIKYIIEQGGRAILFSHLGRVKEEADKAGKSLAPVAADLAEKLGQDVVFPGVTRGAELEAAINALEDGQVLLVENTRFEDVDGKKESKNDPELGKYWASLGDGIFVNDAFGTAHRAHASNVGISANVEKAVAGFLLENEIAYIQEAVEAPERPFVAILGGSKVSDKIGVIENLLEKADKVLIGGGMTYTFYKAQDIEIGNSLVEEDKLDVAKALLEKANGKLILPVDSKEANAFADYTEVKDTEGEAVDPGFLGLDIGPKSIAKFDEALTGAKTVVWNGPMGVFENPDFQAGTIGVMDAIVKQPGVKSIIGGGDSAAAAINLGRADKFSWISTGGGASMELLEGKVLPGLAALTEK, from the coding sequence ATGGCAAAACTTACTGTTAAAGACGTTGACTTGAAAGGTAAAAAAGTCCTCGTTCGTGTTGACTTCAACGTACCATTGAAAGATGGTGTAATCACTAACGACAACCGTATCACAGCAGCTCTTCCAACTATTAAGTACATCATCGAGCAAGGTGGACGTGCAATTCTTTTCTCTCACCTTGGACGTGTGAAAGAAGAAGCTGATAAAGCTGGTAAATCACTTGCTCCTGTAGCAGCAGACTTGGCAGAAAAACTTGGTCAAGACGTTGTTTTCCCAGGTGTCACTCGTGGTGCTGAATTGGAAGCAGCGATTAACGCTCTTGAAGATGGACAAGTTCTCTTGGTTGAAAACACTCGTTTTGAAGATGTTGACGGCAAGAAAGAATCTAAAAACGATCCTGAACTTGGTAAATACTGGGCATCACTTGGAGATGGTATCTTCGTAAACGATGCCTTCGGTACAGCTCACCGTGCACACGCATCTAACGTTGGTATCTCTGCAAACGTTGAAAAAGCAGTTGCTGGTTTCCTTCTTGAAAACGAAATTGCCTACATCCAAGAAGCAGTTGAAGCCCCAGAACGTCCATTCGTGGCTATCCTTGGTGGTTCAAAAGTTTCAGACAAGATCGGTGTTATCGAAAACTTGCTTGAAAAAGCTGATAAAGTTCTTATCGGTGGTGGGATGACTTACACATTCTACAAAGCACAAGATATCGAAATTGGTAATTCACTTGTAGAAGAAGATAAATTGGATGTTGCGAAAGCTCTTCTTGAAAAAGCAAACGGCAAATTGATCTTGCCAGTTGACTCAAAAGAAGCAAACGCATTTGCTGACTACACTGAAGTGAAAGACACTGAAGGTGAAGCAGTTGACCCAGGTTTCCTTGGTCTTGACATCGGTCCAAAATCTATCGCTAAATTTGACGAAGCTTTGACTGGTGCCAAAACAGTTGTATGGAACGGACCTATGGGTGTATTTGAAAACCCAGACTTCCAAGCTGGTACAATCGGTGTGATGGACGCTATCGTGAAACAACCAGGCGTTAAATCAATCATTGGTGGTGGTGACTCAGCTGCCGCAGCAATCAACCTTGGCCGTGCAGATAAATTCTCATGGATCTCTACTGGTGGTGGAGCATCAATGGAACTTCTCGAAGGTAAAGTATTGCCAGGACTTGCAGCCTTGACAGAAAAATAA
- a CDS encoding Na/Pi cotransporter family protein: MSINWQEILFHFLGGLGLFLYSIKTMGDGLQQAAGDRLRFYIDKYTSNPFLGVLVGIIVTALIQSSTGVTVITVGLVSASLLTLRQAIGIIMGANIGTTVTSFIIGFKLGEYALPLIFLGTMFLFFTKNRTANNIGRILFGVGGIFYALNLISAGMSPLKDLPQFKEYMVTLGQNPVLGVLAGAVITVLIQASSATIGILQGLYAGGFLDLKGSLPVLFGDNIGTTLTVILAAAGANISAKRVAATHVIFNVLGTILCLILLGPFTSMIEYFQALLHLSPEMTIAFSHGAFNVSNTIVQFPFIGALAYFVTKLIPGEDEVVKYEPLYLDEHLIKQAPSIALGNAKKELLHLGNYASKAFDLSYNYIIDLNEKVAEKGHKTEEAINTIDEKLTRYLITLSSEALSQKESEVLTNILDSSRDLERIGDHAEALLNLTDYLQRKNVEFSEAALRELADIYQKTTDFIKDALDSVENNDIEKAQSLIERHKEINNMERVLRKTHIKRLNKGECSTRAGVNFIDIISHYTRVSDHAMNLAEKVIAEQI; encoded by the coding sequence ATGTCCATTAATTGGCAGGAAATTTTATTTCACTTTTTAGGTGGTCTGGGACTATTTTTATATAGTATCAAGACCATGGGAGACGGTTTACAACAAGCTGCTGGAGACCGCCTTCGTTTTTACATTGACAAGTACACCAGCAATCCTTTTTTAGGTGTTCTAGTTGGAATTATCGTGACTGCCCTGATTCAGTCAAGTACAGGGGTTACAGTGATCACGGTTGGACTGGTCAGCGCTAGTCTTCTCACTCTTAGGCAGGCTATCGGAATTATCATGGGAGCCAACATCGGAACCACCGTTACTTCCTTTATCATCGGTTTCAAACTTGGTGAGTATGCTTTACCTTTGATTTTCCTTGGAACCATGTTCCTCTTCTTTACCAAAAATAGAACAGCAAACAATATCGGGCGCATCCTGTTTGGTGTAGGGGGAATCTTCTACGCCCTCAACCTCATCAGTGCCGGTATGAGCCCTCTTAAAGATTTACCACAATTCAAGGAATACATGGTAACCTTGGGCCAAAATCCTGTGTTGGGGGTTTTGGCCGGTGCAGTAATTACCGTTCTCATCCAAGCTTCTTCTGCGACAATCGGGATTTTGCAAGGTCTCTATGCAGGTGGATTCCTTGACCTTAAAGGTTCTCTACCAGTTCTCTTCGGAGATAATATCGGGACAACCCTAACAGTTATCCTCGCGGCAGCTGGAGCCAATATCTCTGCGAAACGAGTTGCTGCAACCCACGTTATCTTTAACGTTTTAGGGACTATTCTTTGCTTAATCTTATTAGGCCCATTTACGTCAATGATTGAATACTTCCAGGCACTCCTTCATCTCTCACCTGAGATGACCATAGCCTTCTCTCACGGTGCCTTTAACGTAAGTAACACCATTGTACAATTTCCCTTCATCGGAGCCTTGGCCTACTTTGTAACCAAGCTCATTCCTGGTGAAGACGAAGTTGTCAAGTACGAGCCACTTTATCTTGATGAGCATTTGATTAAACAAGCTCCATCAATCGCTCTCGGAAATGCCAAGAAAGAACTCCTTCACTTGGGAAATTATGCTTCTAAAGCCTTTGACCTTTCATACAACTACATCATTGACCTCAATGAAAAGGTCGCTGAAAAAGGCCACAAGACGGAAGAAGCCATCAACACCATTGATGAAAAATTGACTCGTTACCTCATTACCCTTTCAAGTGAAGCCCTTAGCCAGAAAGAAAGTGAAGTCTTGACCAACATCCTTGATTCATCCCGCGATTTGGAACGGATTGGGGACCACGCAGAAGCTCTTCTCAACCTAACTGACTATCTTCAACGTAAAAATGTTGAGTTCTCTGAAGCCGCTTTGCGGGAATTGGCTGATATCTATCAAAAAACCACTGACTTTATCAAGGATGCCCTTGATAGTGTAGAAAACAATGATATTGAAAAAGCTCAAAGTCTGATTGAACGCCATAAAGAAATCAACAATATGGAACGTGTTCTCAGAAAGACCCATATCAAACGCCTCAACAAGGGTGAATGTTCAACACGAGCTGGGGTCAACTTTATCGACATCATTTCCCACTATACTCGTGTGTCTGATCACGCTATGAATCTAGCTGAAAAGGTCATCGCTGAACAAATTTAA
- the pepA gene encoding glutamyl aminopeptidase, with amino-acid sequence MTTLFSKIKEVTELAAISGHEAPVRTYLREKLTPHVDEVVTDGLGGIFGIKHSEAADAPRVLVASHMDEVGFMVSEIKSDGTFRVVEIGGWNPMVVSSQRFKLLTRDGREIPVISGSVPPHLTRGKGGPTMPAISDIVFDGGFADKAEAESFGIRPGDTVVPDSSAILTANEKNIISKAWDNRYGVLMVSELAEALSGQKLGNELYLGSNVQEEVGLRGAHTSTTKFDPEVFLAVDCSPAGDVYGGQGKIGDGTLIRFYDPGHLLLPGMKDFLLTTAEEAGIKYQYYCGKGGTDAGAAHLKNGGVPSTTIGVCARYIHSHQTLYAMDDFLEAQAFLQALVKKLDRSTVDLIKHY; translated from the coding sequence ATGACAACATTATTTTCAAAAATCAAAGAAGTAACAGAACTTGCTGCGATCTCAGGTCATGAAGCGCCTGTCCGTACCTATCTTCGTGAGAAGTTGACTCCGCACGTGGATGAAGTGGTGACAGATGGCTTGGGTGGTATTTTTGGTATCAAACATTCAGAAGCTGCAGATGCACCGCGCGTCTTGGTCGCTTCTCATATGGATGAAGTTGGTTTTATGGTTAGCGAGATTAAGTCAGATGGTACTTTTCGTGTCGTAGAAATCGGTGGTTGGAATCCTATGGTGGTTAGTAGCCAACGTTTCAAACTCCTGACTCGTGACGGTCGTGAAATTCCTGTGATTTCGGGTTCTGTTCCTCCACATTTGACTCGTGGTAAGGGCGGGCCAACTATGCCTGCTATTTCAGATATCGTCTTTGACGGTGGTTTTGCAGATAAGGCTGAGGCAGAAAGCTTTGGCATTCGTCCTGGCGACACCGTCGTACCTGATAGTTCTGCAATCTTGACAGCCAATGAAAAAAATATCATTTCAAAAGCTTGGGACAACCGCTACGGAGTTCTCATGGTGAGTGAGTTGGCAGAAGCTCTGTCAGGTCAAAAACTGGGAAATGAACTCTATCTTGGCTCTAATGTCCAAGAAGAAGTTGGCCTTCGTGGTGCTCATACTTCTACAACTAAGTTTGACCCAGAAGTCTTTCTGGCAGTTGACTGCTCACCAGCAGGTGATGTCTACGGTGGTCAAGGCAAGATTGGGGATGGAACCTTGATTCGCTTCTACGATCCAGGTCACTTACTCCTCCCAGGTATGAAGGATTTCCTTTTGACAACGGCTGAAGAAGCCGGTATCAAGTACCAATACTACTGTGGAAAAGGCGGAACAGACGCTGGCGCAGCTCATCTGAAAAATGGCGGTGTCCCATCTACAACTATCGGTGTCTGCGCTCGTTATATCCACTCTCACCAAACCCTCTACGCTATGGATGACTTCCTAGAAGCTCAAGCTTTCTTACAAGCCTTGGTGAAAAAATTGGATCGTTCAACGGTTGACTTGATTAAACATTATTAA
- the glnR gene encoding transcriptional repressor GlnR: MKEKEFRRNMAVFPIGSVMKLTDLSARQIRYYEDQELIKPDRNEGNRRMYSLNDMDRLLEIKDYISEGYNIAAIKKKYAEREAKSKKAVSQTEVRRALHNELLQQGRFASVRSPFGRG; this comes from the coding sequence ATGAAGGAAAAAGAATTTCGCCGAAATATGGCTGTTTTTCCTATCGGCAGTGTTATGAAGTTGACCGATCTATCGGCGCGTCAGATTCGTTATTATGAAGATCAAGAGTTGATCAAGCCTGATCGAAACGAAGGGAACCGTCGCATGTATTCTTTGAATGACATGGATCGTCTGCTTGAAATCAAAGATTATATCTCTGAAGGTTATAATATCGCTGCCATTAAGAAAAAATATGCTGAACGTGAAGCGAAATCTAAGAAAGCAGTGAGTCAGACTGAGGTGCGTCGTGCACTTCACAATGAACTCCTCCAACAGGGTCGCTTTGCTTCAGTACGGTCACCTTTTGGTCGCGGTTAG
- a CDS encoding endo-beta-N-acetylglucosaminidase codes for MASPASNEATTTETAEETSVAKPEEKLSEVVAETPSADEKPKSDREAEAKPEATSKGDESKPAAEANKTEKEVQPDVPKNTEKTLKPKEIKINSWDELLKWEPGAREDDAINRGSVALASRRTGHLVNEKASKEAKVQALSNTNSKAKDHASVGGEEFKAYAFDYWQYLDSMVFWEGLVPTPDVIDAGHRNGVPVYGTLFFNWSNSIADQEKFAEALKQDADGSFPIARKLVDMAKYYGYDGYFINQETTGDLVEPLGEKMRQFMLYTKEYAAKVNHPIKYSWYDAMTYNYGRYHQDGLGEYNYQFMQPEGDKVPADNFFANFNWDKAKNDYTIATANWIGRNPYDVFAGLELQQGGSYKTKVKWNDILDENGKLRLSLGLFAPDTITSLGKTGEDYHKNEDIFFTGYQGDPTGQKPGDKDWYGIANLVADRTPAVGHTFTTSFNTGHGRKWFVDGKVSKDSEWNYRSVSGVLPTWRWWQKSTGDKLKASYDFEDAYNGGTSLKFAGDLSGATKQDVNLYSTRLKVTDTTKLHVAHKGGKGTKVYVEFATKKDYTYGDEAARKELTVSDDWTTNDFDLSALAGKTIYGIKLYFENDKDLKGYQFNLGQLTISNNQDAPQAPTTVAVAKQVLKNAQEAEAVVQFKGNKDADFYEVYEKDGDSWKLLTGSSSTTIYLPKVSRSASAQGTTQELKVVAVGKNGVRSEAATATFDWGMTVKDTSLPKPLAENIVPGATVIDSTFPKTEGGEGIEGMLNGTITSLSDKWSSGQLSGSVDIRLTQPRTVVRWVMDHAGAGGESVNDGLMNTKDFDLYYKDADGQWKLAKEVRGNKAHVTDITLDKPITAQDWRLNVVTSDNGTPWKAIRIYNWRMYEKLDTESFNIPMAKAAARSLGNNKVQVGFADVPAGATITVYDNPNSQTPLATLKSEVGGDLASAPLDLTNQSGLLYYRTQLPGKEISNVLAVSVPKDDRRIKSVSLETGPKKTNYAEGEDLDLRGGVLRVQYEGGAEDELIRLTHAGVSVSGFDTHHKGEQNLTLQYLGQPVHANLSVTVTSQDEASPKTILGIEVSQEPKKDYLVGDSLDLSEGRFAVAYSNDTMEEHSFTDEGVEISGYDAQKTGRQTLTLRYQGHEVNFDVLVSPKAALNDEYLKQKLAEVEADKNKVVYNFASPEVKEAFLKAIEAAEQVLKDHETSTQDQVNDRLNKLTEAHKALNGQEKFTEEKTELDRLTGEAQELLAAKPNHPSGSALAPLLEKNKVLVEKVDLSPEELATAKQSLKDLVALLKEDKPAVFSDSKTGVEVHFSNKEKTIIKGLKVERVQANDEEKKYFAGEDTHIFEIEGLDEKGQDVDLAYASIVKIPIEKDKKVKKVFFLPEGKEAVELAFEQTDSHVIFTAPHFTHYVLVYETAEKPQPAKPVEEVIASKEPAEGIKNLVVDTPKLEVEETSIAFEHQERPNQNLPVGQRQLVQAGVEGQIRRLIEVDIQGNRTLRATEVLKEASPEIVEVGTGLIPANPAPQNTDLPKPTNQSASDQQKAPKLEVQEEKVPFDRQEHENAEMLVGEQRVIIQGRDGLLRHVFEVGENGQRRLRSTEVIQEAIPEIVEIGTKVKTEPAVAPTQEKPSQNTAVKSEEASKQLPNTGTADANEALIAGLASLGLASLALTLKQKKEDED; via the coding sequence ATTGCTTCACCAGCAAGCAATGAAGCTACAACTACTGAAACTGCAGAGGAAACCAGTGTAGCTAAACCCGAGGAAAAACTAAGCGAGGTGGTTGCAGAAACACCATCTGCAGACGAAAAACCAAAGTCTGACAGAGAAGCAGAAGCAAAACCTGAAGCAACTAGCAAAGGGGATGAGTCTAAGCCAGCAGCAGAAGCTAATAAGACTGAAAAAGAAGTCCAGCCAGATGTTCCTAAAAATACAGAAAAAACATTAAAACCAAAGGAAATCAAAATTAATTCTTGGGATGAATTGCTGAAATGGGAACCCGGAGCTCGTGAAGATGATGCTATTAACCGCGGGTCTGTTGCCCTTGCTTCACGTCGGACAGGGCATTTGGTCAATGAAAAAGCTAGCAAGGAAGCAAAAGTTCAAGCCCTATCAAACACCAATTCTAAAGCAAAAGACCATGCTTCTGTTGGTGGAGAAGAGTTCAAGGCCTATGCTTTTGACTATTGGCAATATCTAGATTCAATGGTCTTCTGGGAAGGTCTCGTACCAACTCCTGACGTTATTGATGCAGGTCACCGTAACGGGGTGCCTGTATATGGGACACTCTTCTTCAACTGGTCTAATAGTATTGCAGATCAAGAAAAATTCGCTGAAGCTTTGAAGCAAGACGCAGATGGTAGCTTCCCAATTGCCCGTAAATTGGTAGATATGGCCAAGTATTATGGCTATGATGGCTATTTCATCAACCAAGAAACAACTGGGGATTTGGTTGAACCTCTTGGAGAAAAGATGCGCCAGTTTATGCTCTATACCAAGGAGTATGCTGCTAAGGTAAATCACCCAATCAAGTATTCTTGGTACGATGCCATGACTTATAACTATGGACGTTACCATCAAGATGGTTTGGGAGAATACAACTACCAATTCATGCAACCAGAAGGAGATAAGGTTCCAGCAGATAACTTTTTTGCTAACTTTAACTGGGATAAGGCTAAAAATGATTACACTATTGCAACTGCCAACTGGATTGGTCGCAATCCTTATGATGTATTTGCAGGTTTAGAATTGCAACAGGGTGGATCTTACAAGACAAAGGTTAAGTGGAATGACATTTTAGATGAAAATGGGAAATTGCGCCTTTCTCTTGGTTTGTTTGCTCCAGATACCATTACAAGTTTAGGAAAAACTGGTGAAGATTATCATAAGAATGAAGATATCTTCTTTACAGGTTATCAAGGTGATCCTACTGGCCAAAAACCAGGTGACAAAGATTGGTATGGGATTGCTAACCTAGTTGCAGACCGTACGCCAGCAGTAGGTCATACTTTTACTACTTCTTTTAATACAGGTCATGGTAGAAAATGGTTCGTAGATGGTAAGGTTTCTAAGGATTCTGAGTGGAATTACCGTTCAGTTTCAGGTGTTCTTCCAACATGGCGCTGGTGGCAAAAATCAACTGGCGATAAGTTGAAAGCAAGCTATGATTTTGAAGATGCTTATAATGGTGGAACTTCTCTCAAATTTGCAGGGGATCTTTCAGGCGCGACCAAGCAAGATGTGAATTTGTACTCTACTCGCTTGAAGGTGACAGATACCACCAAATTGCATGTTGCCCACAAAGGAGGCAAAGGGACCAAGGTTTATGTAGAATTTGCAACCAAGAAAGATTATACCTACGGTGATGAAGCTGCCCGTAAAGAATTAACAGTTTCAGATGACTGGACTACCAATGATTTTGATTTGAGTGCCTTGGCAGGTAAAACAATTTACGGTATTAAACTCTATTTTGAAAATGACAAAGACTTAAAAGGTTATCAATTTAATCTGGGGCAATTGACTATCAGCAATAATCAAGATGCTCCTCAGGCACCAACCACAGTAGCTGTAGCCAAACAAGTCCTTAAAAATGCCCAAGAAGCGGAAGCAGTTGTGCAATTTAAAGGCAACAAGGATGCAGATTTCTATGAAGTTTACGAAAAAGATGGAGACAGCTGGAAATTACTAACTGGCTCATCTTCTACAACGATTTATCTACCAAAAGTTAGCCGCTCAGCAAGTGCTCAAGGTACAACTCAAGAACTGAAGGTTGTAGCAGTTGGTAAAAATGGGGTTCGTTCAGAAGCTGCAACCGCAACCTTTGATTGGGGCATGACTGTAAAAGATACCAGCCTACCAAAACCACTAGCTGAAAATATCGTTCCAGGTGCAACAGTTATTGATAGTACTTTCCCTAAGACTGAAGGTGGAGAAGGTATTGAAGGTATGTTGAATGGTACCATTACCAGTCTGTCTGACAAGTGGTCCTCTGGACAGTTAAGCGGTAGTGTGGATATTCGTTTGACCCAGCCACGTACAGTTGTTAGATGGGTGATGGATCATGCTGGGGCTGGTGGAGAATCTGTTAACGACGGTTTGATGAACACCAAAGACTTTGACCTCTATTATAAAGATGCGGATGGTCAATGGAAGTTGGCGAAGGAAGTTCGTGGCAATAAAGCCCATGTTACAGATATTACCCTTGATAAACCAATCACAGCTCAAGATTGGCGCTTGAATGTGGTCACTTCTGACAATGGAACTCCATGGAAGGCTATTCGTATCTATAACTGGAGAATGTATGAAAAGCTTGATACTGAGAGTTTCAATATTCCGATGGCCAAGGCTGCAGCCCGTTCTTTAGGCAATAACAAGGTACAAGTTGGCTTTGCGGATGTACCAGCTGGAGCAACTATTACCGTTTATGACAATCCAAATTCTCAAACTCCTCTTGCAACCTTGAAGAGCGAGGTTGGAGGAGATCTAGCAAGTGCACCATTGGATTTGACAAATCAATCTGGTCTTCTTTACTATCGTACTCAGTTGCCAGGCAAGGAAATTAGTAATGTCCTAGCAGTTTCCGTTCCAAAAGATGACAGAAGAATCAAGTCAGTCAGCCTAGAAACAGGACCTAAGAAAACAAACTACGCCGAAGGGGAGGATTTGGACCTTAGAGGTGGTGTTCTTCGCGTTCAGTATGAAGGAGGAGCTGAGGACGAACTCATTCGCCTAACCCACGCAGGTGTATCGGTATCAGGCTTTGACACGCATCACAAGGGAGAACAAAATCTTACTTTACAATATTTAGGGCAACCGGTACATGCGAATTTATCAGTGACTGTTACTAGTCAAGATGAAGCGAGTCCGAAAACTATTTTGGGAATTGAAGTAAGTCAGGAACCGAAAAAAGATTACCTAGTTGGTGATAGCTTAGACTTGTCTGAAGGACGCTTTGCAGTGGCTTATAGCAATGACACCATGGAAGAACATTCCTTTACTGATGAGGGAGTTGAAATTTCTGGTTACGATGCTCAAAAGACCGGTCGTCAAACCTTGACGCTTCGTTACCAAGGTCATGAAGTCAACTTTGATGTTTTGGTATCTCCAAAAGCAGCATTGAACGATGAGTACCTCAAACAAAAATTAGCAGAAGTTGAAGCAGATAAGAACAAAGTGGTCTATAACTTTGCTTCACCAGAAGTAAAAGAAGCTTTCTTGAAAGCAATTGAAGCGGCAGAACAAGTGTTGAAAGACCATGAAACGAGCACCCAAGATCAGGTTAATGACCGACTTAATAAATTGACAGAAGCTCATAAAGCTCTGAATGGTCAAGAGAAATTTACGGAAGAAAAGACAGAACTTGATCGCTTAACAGGTGAGGCTCAAGAACTCTTGGCTGCCAAACCAAACCATCCTTCAGGTTCTGCCCTAGCTCCGCTTCTTGAGAAAAACAAGGTCTTGGTTGAAAAAGTAGATTTGAGTCCAGAAGAGCTTGCAACAGCGAAACAGAGTCTAAAAGATCTGGTTGCTTTATTGAAAGAAGACAAGCCAGCAGTTTTTTCTGATAGTAAAACAGGTGTTGAGGTACACTTCTCAAATAAAGAGAAGACTATCATCAAGGGCTTGAAAGTAGAGCGTGTTCAAGCAAATGATGAAGAGAAGAAATACTTTGCTGGAGAAGATACCCATATCTTTGAAATAGAAGGTCTAGATGAAAAAGGTCAAGATGTTGATCTCGCTTACGCTTCTATTGTGAAAATTCCAATTGAAAAAGATAAGAAAGTGAAGAAAGTCTTCTTCTTACCTGAAGGAAAAGAAGCAGTAGAATTGGCTTTTGAACAAACGGATAGTCATGTTATCTTTACAGCCCCACACTTTACTCATTATGTCTTGGTTTATGAAACTGCTGAAAAACCACAACCTGCTAAACCAGTAGAAGAAGTTATTGCAAGCAAGGAACCAGCTGAAGGTATCAAGAATTTGGTTGTGGATACTCCGAAATTAGAAGTCGAAGAAACAAGTATCGCCTTCGAACACCAAGAACGTCCAAATCAAAATCTCCCAGTCGGCCAACGTCAACTTGTCCAAGCGGGAGTTGAGGGGCAAATTCGCCGCTTGATTGAAGTAGATATCCAAGGCAATCGTACGCTTCGCGCTACAGAAGTTTTGAAAGAAGCAAGTCCTGAAATCGTAGAAGTAGGTACTGGTCTTATTCCTGCCAATCCAGCACCACAAAACACAGACCTTCCAAAACCTACGAATCAATCGGCGTCAGATCAACAAAAGGCTCCTAAATTGGAAGTTCAAGAGGAAAAGGTTCCTTTTGATCGTCAAGAACATGAAAATGCTGAGATGCTAGTTGGGGAACAACGAGTCATCATACAGGGACGAGATGGTCTATTAAGACATGTCTTTGAAGTTGGTGAAAACGGTCAGCGTCGCCTTCGTTCAACAGAAGTCATCCAAGAAGCGATTCCAGAAATTGTTGAAATTGGAACAAAAGTAAAAACTGAACCAGCAGTAGCGCCTACACAAGAAAAACCATCCCAAAATACAGCAGTTAAATCAGAAGAAGCAAGCAAACAATTGCCAAATACAGGAACTGCTGATGCCAATGAAGCCCTAATAGCAGGATTGGCCAGCCTTGGTCTTGCTAGTTTAGCCTTGACATTGAAACAGAAAAAAGAAGATGAAGATTAA
- a CDS encoding bacteriocin immunity protein — MGKPNLESLIKDLYNHARHDLSEDLVAALLETAKKLPSTNEQLLAVRLSGMVNRELFLNPKHPAPELLNLARFIKREEAKYKGTAASALMYGEAFKML; from the coding sequence ATGGGAAAACCAAACCTAGAAAGCCTTATAAAAGATCTTTACAATCATGCTCGACATGATTTGAGTGAGGATTTAGTTGCTGCTCTCCTAGAGACTGCTAAAAAACTGCCTTCTACAAATGAGCAATTGCTGGCAGTTCGTCTCTCAGGCATGGTCAATCGTGAATTGTTCCTTAATCCCAAACATCCGGCACCTGAGTTGCTCAACTTGGCTCGTTTTATCAAAAGAGAAGAAGCCAAGTACAAAGGAACCGCAGCTTCTGCGCTTATGTACGGGGAGGCCTTTAAAATGCTTTGA